In a single window of the Campylobacter hyointestinalis subsp. lawsonii genome:
- a CDS encoding MetQ/NlpA family ABC transporter substrate-binding protein: protein MKKTVAMALLATSFISAAFAEVIKVGATPIPHAEILEFIKPELKKEGYELEIKVFNDYVVPNLAVEDGDLDANYFQHIPYLNEFNANKGTHLVKTAGVHLEPMGIYSKKIKSLKDLKDGATVSIPNDPTNESRALDVLVNAKLIEVDNSVKLRTPLDITKNSKNLKFKELEAATLPRTLDDVDIAVINTNFAMNANLNPTKDALALESKDSPYVNIVVVKEGNQNSKKIKALDATLNTKAVKDFIADKYKGAIIPAF, encoded by the coding sequence ATGAAAAAAACAGTTGCTATGGCGCTACTTGCGACCAGCTTCATTAGTGCGGCATTTGCCGAAGTTATAAAAGTAGGAGCTACGCCGATCCCTCACGCAGAGATCTTGGAATTTATAAAGCCTGAGTTAAAAAAAGAGGGATACGAGCTTGAGATAAAAGTATTTAATGACTACGTAGTGCCAAATTTAGCCGTAGAAGACGGTGATTTAGATGCAAACTATTTTCAACATATACCATACTTAAATGAGTTTAATGCAAACAAAGGCACACATCTTGTAAAAACAGCTGGGGTGCATCTTGAGCCTATGGGAATTTATAGCAAAAAGATCAAATCGCTAAAAGATCTAAAAGACGGAGCTACCGTAAGCATTCCAAATGACCCTACAAACGAGAGTCGCGCACTTGATGTTTTGGTAAATGCAAAACTTATAGAAGTAGATAATAGTGTAAAACTTAGAACCCCACTTGATATCACAAAAAACTCAAAAAATCTTAAATTTAAAGAGTTAGAAGCAGCAACTCTTCCTAGGACTTTAGATGACGTAGATATCGCCGTGATAAATACAAATTTTGCTATGAATGCAAATTTAAATCCTACAAAAGACGCTCTTGCTTTAGAGAGTAAAGATAGTCCATACGTAAATATAGTAGTCGTAAAAGAAGGAAATCAAAATAGCAAAAAGATCAAAGCACTTGATGCTACATTAAATACTAAGGCAGTGAAAGATTTCATAGCAGATAAATACAAAGGTGCCATAATTCCAGCGTTTTAA
- the rpmB gene encoding 50S ribosomal protein L28 has product MSKRCAITGKGPMIGNNVSHANNRTKRRFMPNLRTVRVMLEDGTTKKIRVAASTLRTMKKQSAN; this is encoded by the coding sequence ATGTCAAAAAGATGTGCGATAACAGGAAAAGGCCCGATGATTGGAAACAATGTGAGCCACGCAAATAATAGAACAAAAAGAAGATTTATGCCAAACCTTCGTACTGTTCGCGTTATGTTAGAAGACGGCACAACTAAAAAAATCAGAGTTGCAGCATCTACACTTAGAACAATGAAAAAACAAAGTGCCAACTAG
- a CDS encoding potassium channel family protein, which produces MSLLQKIKKFLNWSETPKPQYSLDDELYQQLKYFRLPLIFVVSMMLFGALGYVFTTNFSLIDAIYQAGMTFTTVGFTEVGHINTAGRLFTITFILMGFGLFTFSMGLVIEVLKKGTLIKILKERNMLYKIARLKNHFVICYHNNYTIELARQFRENHIPFVVVDNRENLEEFAETYKYPYYIVDEPHTQNALLKTHLSSAKGLITLSPNIADNIAMIATVRLYEKELGRVKPYFIMTNSDNEDDTEKLQKLGANSVVSPAKLVAQRLSAVSVRPDMENMLDQFLYKKDSPIDIEEIKVPELSWLRFKRLKETHLRDITNADVVGIRDQNNKFTPMPKGDTLIGTGSKLLVIGTAESIRATKKLIFSKHKPEEFKYV; this is translated from the coding sequence ATGTCTTTGCTTCAAAAGATTAAGAAATTCCTCAACTGGAGTGAAACTCCAAAACCACAATACAGCCTAGATGATGAACTTTATCAACAACTAAAATACTTCAGACTTCCACTTATTTTTGTAGTTTCTATGATGCTTTTTGGGGCATTAGGCTATGTTTTTACAACTAATTTTTCACTGATAGATGCAATCTATCAAGCCGGTATGACATTTACAACCGTAGGATTTACCGAAGTCGGACATATAAATACCGCCGGAAGATTATTTACTATAACTTTTATTCTTATGGGATTTGGTCTTTTTACATTTTCTATGGGTCTTGTTATAGAAGTACTAAAAAAAGGTACTTTAATAAAAATTTTAAAGGAAAGAAATATGCTCTACAAAATAGCTAGGCTTAAAAACCACTTTGTAATCTGTTATCACAATAACTATACTATAGAATTAGCTAGACAATTCAGAGAAAATCACATACCATTTGTAGTAGTAGATAACAGAGAAAATTTAGAAGAGTTTGCCGAAACATATAAATATCCATATTATATAGTAGATGAGCCACACACGCAAAATGCACTGCTAAAAACTCATCTCTCAAGTGCTAAGGGACTCATAACCCTAAGTCCAAATATAGCTGATAACATAGCCATGATAGCCACAGTTAGATTGTATGAAAAAGAGCTTGGCAGAGTAAAGCCATATTTTATCATGACAAACTCAGACAATGAAGACGATACCGAAAAACTACAAAAGCTCGGTGCAAACTCAGTAGTAAGCCCGGCAAAACTTGTCGCTCAAAGGCTCTCAGCAGTAAGCGTTCGCCCTGATATGGAAAATATGTTAGATCAATTTTTATATAAAAAAGACTCACCTATAGATATAGAAGAGATAAAAGTTCCAGAACTATCTTGGCTTAGATTTAAACGCCTTAAAGAAACTCACCTTAGAGACATCACAAACGCAGATGTCGTAGGCATCAGAGATCAAAATAATAAATTTACGCCTATGCCAAAAGGCGACACGCTCATAGGAACAGGCTCAAAACTCCTAGTCATAGGAACAGCAGAAAGCATAAGAGCTACTAAAAAACTTATTTTTAGCAAACACAAACCAGAGGAATTTAAATATGTTTAA
- the argJ gene encoding bifunctional glutamate N-acetyltransferase/amino-acid acetyltransferase ArgJ yields the protein MFNLISLKNGLENVSGFYFGGLNAGFKTNGDNDLGFIRSDEPVQVCAIFTSNKFKAAPIRHFLRYGNDFKTNFILLNSKNANAMTGKEGIDDIDDIFKELSKKLNLINPIMSSTGVIGYRLKKDKIIEAANKFDFNSRNSDATARAIMTTDSFKKEMAFRVELEDGKSFNIACICKGAGMINPAFATMLCFILTDADIPKSDMDELLKASVEESFNAISVDGDTSTNDTLMLLSSQKSGVYDKTAFKFALETITKTMALNLVKDGEGSTKVVAFEVNGALNNEQAMKAAKALSNSLLVKTAIFGEDPNWGRIASTIGASGIECDDEKLSIYYDDVLVFDKDHPELDEISEEKAHKVMTKDSYKIRCEIGLGNGKFTAYGCDLGHTYVKINADYRS from the coding sequence ATGTTTAACCTAATCAGTCTCAAAAATGGGCTTGAAAATGTGAGTGGATTTTATTTTGGCGGCTTAAATGCTGGATTTAAAACAAACGGAGATAATGATCTAGGCTTCATAAGAAGCGATGAGCCGGTGCAAGTTTGTGCTATTTTTACTAGCAATAAATTTAAAGCTGCACCGATAAGACATTTTTTAAGATACGGAAATGATTTTAAAACAAATTTCATACTTTTAAACTCAAAAAACGCAAATGCGATGACAGGAAAAGAAGGGATAGACGATATAGACGATATATTTAAAGAACTTAGCAAAAAACTAAATTTAATAAATCCCATAATGAGCTCAACTGGAGTCATAGGATATCGCCTTAAAAAAGATAAAATAATAGAAGCAGCAAATAAATTTGACTTTAACTCACGTAACTCAGACGCAACCGCTAGAGCGATAATGACAACTGATAGCTTTAAAAAAGAGATGGCTTTTAGGGTAGAACTTGAAGATGGCAAAAGCTTTAATATAGCTTGCATCTGCAAAGGTGCTGGTATGATAAACCCAGCATTTGCGACAATGCTATGCTTTATCTTGACAGATGCAGATATACCAAAATCAGATATGGACGAGCTTCTTAAAGCTAGCGTAGAAGAAAGCTTTAATGCCATAAGCGTAGATGGAGATACTAGCACAAACGATACATTGATGCTTTTAAGCTCACAAAAAAGCGGAGTCTATGACAAAACTGCTTTTAAATTTGCACTTGAAACTATCACAAAAACTATGGCTCTAAATTTAGTAAAAGACGGCGAAGGAAGTACGAAAGTAGTGGCATTTGAAGTAAATGGGGCATTAAATAATGAACAAGCTATGAAAGCAGCCAAAGCTCTTTCAAATTCTCTCTTAGTCAAAACAGCGATTTTTGGCGAAGATCCAAACTGGGGCAGGATCGCATCTACTATAGGAGCTAGCGGAATAGAGTGTGATGATGAAAAGCTATCGATATATTATGATGATGTTTTGGTATTTGACAAAGATCATCCCGAGCTTGATGAAATCTCTGAAGAAAAAGCACATAAAGTTATGACGAAAGATAGCTACAAGATCCGCTGTGAGATTGGACTTGGGAATGGTAAATTTACCGCTTATGGATGTGATCTGGGTCACACATACGTCAAAATCAACGCTGATTACCGATCATAA
- a CDS encoding YdcH family protein: MLHEYRDLITELKGKNARFDSIFEKHNELDQRIKDIEEGRERADSFELETLKKEKLRLKDEAYAILMKYKNSKAN, from the coding sequence ATGTTACACGAATACAGGGATCTTATCACGGAATTAAAAGGTAAAAATGCTAGATTTGATAGTATTTTTGAAAAACACAACGAACTAGATCAAAGAATCAAAGATATAGAAGAAGGCAGAGAACGCGCTGACTCTTTCGAGCTTGAAACTCTTAAAAAAGAGAAATTAAGACTAAAAGACGAAGCATACGCCATACTTATGAAATATAAAAACTCAAAAGCGAATTAA
- a CDS encoding DMT family transporter, translating into MTANKNLFYFLLFLSMVAWGGSWVNMKILVDYGDPFNLIFIRFAISAIAMIPIIYLLGHSFKIDFKSLVVSILAGICLIFFMFCFYYGEKYGTASLGGAMVTTMIPIITFVILIFLRKRKAGAKDIFALFLGALGVGTMLNVWKFDMQSILAVQNLYYISAAFLWAILTIISAKSKISPIVFTFYLYVMSSSIDAALFVKFDEIGSFDKIFWINMILISFGATVFANAIYFLGVEKLGAAEVSSFVFLVPFCAILLSFIFLSEDIKVSIVVGTVLTLWAVKLLNNIKIFKFKSARV; encoded by the coding sequence ATGACTGCTAATAAAAATCTCTTTTATTTCTTGCTTTTTTTATCTATGGTTGCATGGGGTGGCTCTTGGGTAAATATGAAAATTTTAGTGGATTACGGTGATCCTTTTAATCTGATTTTTATAAGGTTTGCAATCTCTGCTATAGCTATGATACCGATCATTTATTTGTTAGGACATTCGTTTAAGATAGATTTTAAAAGTTTGGTCGTATCGATTTTGGCAGGAATTTGCTTGATTTTTTTTATGTTTTGCTTTTATTATGGTGAGAAATATGGTACGGCTTCGCTAGGTGGTGCTATGGTTACTACTATGATACCGATCATCACGTTTGTTATTTTGATATTTTTAAGAAAAAGAAAAGCTGGTGCTAAAGATATATTTGCTCTATTTTTAGGAGCTTTGGGAGTTGGCACTATGCTAAATGTATGGAAATTTGATATGCAAAGCATACTAGCCGTGCAAAATTTATACTATATATCAGCTGCATTTCTTTGGGCTATTCTCACTATTATAAGCGCAAAATCCAAAATATCCCCTATAGTTTTTACTTTTTATCTTTATGTAATGTCATCTTCTATAGATGCCGCGTTATTTGTTAAATTTGATGAGATTGGTTCGTTCGATAAAATATTTTGGATAAATATGATATTAATATCATTTGGAGCGACTGTTTTTGCAAACGCTATTTATTTTTTAGGCGTAGAAAAATTAGGAGCCGCAGAAGTTAGCTCATTTGTATTTTTAGTCCCATTTTGTGCTATTTTGCTTAGTTTTATATTTTTATCAGAAGATATAAAAGTATCTATTGTCGTAGGGACAGTGCTTACTTTGTGGGCTGTAAAATTGCTAAATAATATAAAAATATTTAAATTTAAAAGTGCGAGAGTTTAA
- a CDS encoding NAD-dependent succinate-semialdehyde dehydrogenase has protein sequence MEQVKYLLNHENISFTAINDSIKVTNPATKEILAYVKKSDETSLADIIKNANLAFKSWSSALASFRSDILMKWYELIMQNRANLARLMTLEQGKSLNEASGEIAYAASFIKWFAAQTLRNDGDILTSVKKDEKLLVVKQPIGVCAAITPWNFPAAMITRKAAPALGVGCAMIVKPASQTPLSAYALASLAYAAGIPKDLFVIVSGDASMISTAFADSKIIRKISFTGSTEVGIKIYEKSAKTIKKLSLELGGNAPFIVFDDADLDRAVDGVIASKFRNSGQTCVCANRIYAQSGIYDEFCAKLNIAIKGLKLGNGLENGVNQGPLIDENALKKVEEHINDALKKGAKCLSGGKRSSLGGTFFEPTLLSGATKDMLVAREETFGPLCPVFKFKSDDEVIEAANDTDFGLASYIFTNDPKRQWKVSESLEYGMVGINTGLISNEVAPFGGVKFSGLGREGSRYGMDEYTEQKYICLNL, from the coding sequence ATGGAACAAGTCAAGTATCTTTTAAATCACGAAAACATTAGTTTTACAGCCATCAACGATAGTATAAAAGTTACAAATCCAGCTACTAAAGAAATCCTAGCTTATGTCAAAAAGAGTGATGAAACAAGTCTAGCAGATATCATCAAAAATGCAAATTTAGCTTTTAAAAGCTGGTCTTCTGCTTTAGCTAGTTTTCGCAGCGATATACTGATGAAATGGTATGAACTAATCATGCAAAATAGGGCAAATTTAGCTAGGCTTATGACTTTAGAACAAGGAAAAAGTCTTAATGAAGCTAGTGGCGAGATAGCATACGCGGCTAGTTTTATAAAATGGTTTGCCGCGCAGACTTTAAGAAATGACGGCGATATTTTAACAAGTGTTAAAAAAGATGAAAAACTTCTTGTTGTAAAACAGCCCATAGGCGTTTGTGCTGCGATAACTCCTTGGAATTTTCCTGCTGCTATGATAACTAGAAAAGCAGCGCCAGCACTTGGGGTAGGGTGCGCTATGATAGTAAAACCAGCTAGTCAAACTCCACTTAGTGCTTACGCTTTGGCAAGTTTGGCTTACGCTGCAGGCATACCAAAAGATCTATTTGTTATCGTTAGCGGGGACGCTAGTATGATAAGTACGGCGTTTGCAGACTCAAAAATCATAAGAAAGATAAGTTTCACCGGCTCAACTGAAGTTGGTATAAAAATTTATGAAAAAAGCGCGAAAACTATCAAAAAACTTAGTCTTGAGCTAGGTGGAAATGCTCCATTTATAGTATTTGACGATGCAGACTTAGACAGAGCAGTAGATGGAGTAATAGCTAGTAAATTTAGAAATAGCGGTCAGACTTGCGTTTGTGCAAATAGAATATATGCTCAAAGCGGTATTTACGATGAGTTTTGTGCTAAACTAAATATCGCTATAAAAGGTTTAAAATTAGGAAACGGCTTAGAAAATGGGGTAAATCAAGGCCCACTTATCGATGAAAATGCTCTTAAAAAAGTAGAAGAGCATATAAATGACGCTTTAAAAAAAGGAGCTAAGTGCTTAAGTGGCGGTAAGAGAAGCTCTCTTGGAGGAACCTTTTTTGAACCGACTTTGCTAAGCGGTGCGACTAAAGATATGTTAGTAGCGCGTGAAGAGACGTTTGGGCCACTTTGTCCGGTTTTTAAATTTAAGAGTGATGATGAGGTGATAGAAGCGGCAAACGATACTGACTTTGGGCTTGCTAGTTATATCTTTACGAATGATCCTAAAAGACAATGGAAAGTGTCTGAAAGTCTAGAGTATGGAATGGTCGGTATAAATACCGGACTCATCAGCAACGAAGTAGCCCCTTTTGGTGGCGTAAAGTTTAGTGGTCTTGGACGCGAGGGAAGCAGATATGGTATGGACGAATACACGGAGCAAAAATATATCTGCTTGAATTTGTGA
- a CDS encoding O-acetylhomoserine aminocarboxypropyltransferase/cysteine synthase family protein: MQKESIATHFGYNTKDAFGSMAVPIYQTTAYDFGSGETAANRFALKELGQIYSRLTNPTLDVFEARIAALENGKAGISTSSGQAAIFFAIANLAGAGDNIIVGQKIYGGTVTLLTHTLKRFGIEARIFDADTADDLESLIDENTKAVYFETLSNPQIAVANVEKIVNIANKYGIVTVADNTVATPALFNPITKGVDVVIHSASKYISGQGLSIGGAIVSSFGLNAKLAKNPRYSHFNTPDESYHGLVYADLIDNFDIFTLRIRLSLLRDIGATLSPFNAWQLIAGLETLSLRVKECSKTALKVAKFLESHPKVKSVNYPGLESSPLNKYIKENFTDGLASGLLSFDVGDRDTAVKILNKVKLFSIVVNIGDSKSIITHPASTTHQQLSDKELEDAGVKSGLIRLSIGLENAKDLIDDLQEAMQ; the protein is encoded by the coding sequence ATGCAAAAAGAAAGTATCGCAACACATTTTGGCTACAACACTAAAGACGCTTTTGGGTCTATGGCTGTTCCTATCTACCAAACCACTGCTTATGATTTTGGTAGTGGTGAAACTGCTGCAAATAGATTTGCTTTAAAAGAGTTAGGGCAAATTTACTCTCGCCTTACAAACCCTACTCTAGATGTTTTTGAAGCTAGGATAGCTGCACTTGAAAATGGTAAAGCTGGCATAAGTACTTCAAGCGGACAAGCGGCTATATTTTTTGCTATAGCAAATTTAGCAGGCGCTGGAGACAATATAATAGTTGGTCAAAAGATATATGGCGGTACTGTTACGCTCCTTACTCATACCTTAAAAAGATTTGGCATAGAAGCTAGAATTTTTGACGCAGATACTGCTGATGATCTAGAAAGCTTGATAGATGAAAATACTAAAGCGGTGTATTTTGAAACATTATCAAACCCGCAAATAGCAGTAGCAAACGTAGAAAAGATCGTAAATATAGCAAACAAATACGGCATTGTGACCGTAGCAGATAACACTGTTGCTACTCCTGCACTATTTAACCCTATCACAAAAGGTGTTGATGTAGTTATCCATAGCGCTAGTAAATATATAAGCGGACAAGGTTTGAGCATAGGTGGAGCAATTGTGAGTAGCTTTGGACTAAACGCCAAACTAGCAAAAAATCCTAGATATAGTCATTTTAACACTCCAGATGAGAGCTACCACGGGCTTGTTTATGCTGATCTCATCGATAATTTTGATATATTTACTCTAAGGATCAGACTAAGTTTATTAAGAGATATAGGTGCTACTCTATCGCCTTTTAATGCTTGGCAGCTAATCGCAGGGCTTGAAACACTAAGCTTAAGGGTAAAAGAATGCTCTAAAACAGCACTAAAAGTAGCTAAATTTTTAGAATCTCATCCAAAAGTGAAAAGTGTAAATTATCCAGGTCTTGAAAGCTCACCACTAAATAAATATATCAAAGAAAACTTTACAGACGGTCTTGCTAGTGGATTACTTAGCTTTGATGTCGGAGATAGAGACACTGCAGTAAAGATATTAAATAAAGTAAAATTATTTAGCATAGTAGTAAATATCGGCGATAGTAAATCAATAATAACTCATCCAGCAAGCACTACTCACCAACAACTAAGCGATAAAGAGTTAGAAGATGCCGGTGTAAAAAGCGGACTTATAAGACTTAGTATCGGTTTAGAAAACGCCAAAGACTTAATAGATGACTTGCAAGAGGCAATGCAATGA
- a CDS encoding RrF2 family transcriptional regulator, with translation MSLLSTKGVYGLMSIYEISKGDRQNPVSLKDISTNIEVSKNYLEQVLNALRNSGFVGSIKGLKGGYFLLKTLDEITFYDVFKCIENDFCLTPEYSKHATYDLLFREYDDKLTELFKEPLSSFKKYQAEAKKYLNYVI, from the coding sequence ATGAGCCTACTAAGCACAAAAGGTGTTTATGGGTTGATGTCGATTTATGAGATATCAAAAGGCGATAGACAAAATCCTGTTTCTTTAAAAGACATATCTACAAATATAGAGGTTTCAAAAAACTATCTAGAGCAAGTCTTAAACGCACTAAGAAACAGCGGTTTCGTAGGTAGTATCAAAGGGCTTAAAGGCGGATACTTCCTACTCAAAACGCTAGACGAGATAACGTTTTATGATGTTTTTAAATGTATCGAAAACGATTTTTGCTTGACGCCTGAGTATTCAAAACATGCGACTTATGATCTGCTATTTAGAGAATACGACGACAAGCTTACAGAATTATTTAAAGAGCCACTAAGTAGTTTTAAAAAGTACCAAGCAGAAGCTAAAAAATACTTAAACTATGTAATATAA
- the cysK gene encoding cysteine synthase A: MKIANNVKELIGNTPLVKINKFGNNATILAKCEFLNPSHSVKDRVAFNMIKRAMEDGKIDKNSVIIEPTSGNTGVGLAMVCAELGLNMILTMPSSMSVERQKLLKAFGAKLVLTEPKYGMQGAVDKALELAKENPNSFIPSQFDNPANPEMHKITTAVEILNDTDGKVDIFVAGFGTGGTVSGVGEVLKKRNPNIKIIAVEPEKSPLITKGEAGPHAIQGIGANFIPKNLNQSIIDEFITVSNEDAMNTTKALARTEGLLVGISSGANVYAAKTIAERKENQGKTIVTVLCDTGERYLSTTVFDD; encoded by the coding sequence ATGAAAATAGCAAACAACGTAAAAGAGTTGATCGGAAATACACCTCTTGTAAAAATAAATAAATTTGGAAACAATGCAACAATACTTGCAAAATGCGAATTTTTAAATCCTAGCCATTCGGTTAAAGATAGAGTAGCTTTTAATATGATAAAGCGTGCTATGGAAGATGGAAAAATAGATAAAAACAGCGTCATCATAGAGCCTACTAGCGGAAATACCGGAGTTGGATTAGCTATGGTTTGCGCAGAGCTCGGTCTTAATATGATACTTACTATGCCAAGCTCAATGAGTGTAGAACGACAAAAACTACTAAAAGCATTTGGAGCTAAGCTAGTTTTAACAGAACCAAAATACGGTATGCAAGGTGCAGTAGATAAAGCATTAGAGCTTGCAAAAGAAAACCCAAATAGTTTTATACCAAGTCAATTTGACAATCCTGCAAACCCTGAAATGCATAAAATAACAACCGCAGTTGAAATTTTAAACGATACTGATGGCAAAGTAGATATTTTCGTAGCTGGTTTTGGAACAGGAGGAACAGTTAGTGGTGTAGGAGAAGTACTAAAAAAGAGAAATCCAAATATAAAGATCATAGCAGTAGAGCCTGAAAAATCGCCTCTTATAACAAAAGGTGAAGCAGGACCTCACGCCATACAAGGCATAGGAGCTAACTTTATACCTAAAAATCTAAACCAAAGTATCATAGACGAGTTTATCACAGTATCAAATGAAGACGCTATGAATACGACAAAAGCACTAGCAAGAACCGAAGGTCTTTTAGTAGGAATTTCAAGCGGTGCAAATGTTTATGCAGCTAAAACTATAGCAGAGAGAAAAGAAAATCAAGGCAAGACTATAGTAACAGTTCTTTGCGATACTGGAGAGAGATATCTTTCTACAACCGTATTTGATGATTAA
- the acpS gene encoding holo-ACP synthase, with product MIGIDIIKIDRITKAKSKFEDKFLSKFLSSNEIQIAKNDASLAGFWAAKEAVSKALGCGICAEFGFLDVEIYKDNKGAPKLKFEPNVIHKFGIKNSSLSITHDGGFAIAAVIIEN from the coding sequence ATGATCGGTATAGATATAATAAAAATCGATAGGATAACTAAAGCTAAAAGTAAATTTGAAGATAAATTTTTATCTAAATTTTTATCTTCAAACGAGATACAAATAGCTAAAAACGATGCTAGTTTAGCTGGATTTTGGGCTGCAAAAGAGGCGGTCTCAAAAGCTCTTGGTTGTGGTATATGTGCTGAGTTTGGCTTTTTAGATGTGGAAATTTATAAAGATAATAAAGGTGCTCCAAAGCTTAAATTTGAGCCTAATGTAATACATAAATTTGGGATAAAAAATAGCAGTCTTAGCATCACGCACGATGGCGGATTTGCCATCGCTGCTGTGATTATAGAAAATTAA
- the fliL gene encoding flagellar basal body-associated protein FliL produces the protein MAEEAKEEVKKKGGNVLLIAVIGVLVFLLIIGFLVVFLMLGSSDENTAAMQHQATTTTQGPAQSPKQRSNDFFNIGPMYPMDQFLVNLLSESGSRFLKTALNLELSEETLSPEIDKKKPLIRDIIIRTLSSKTYEDVSTAKGKERLKDELVTKINETLRDGYIKNVYFTDFIVQ, from the coding sequence ATGGCAGAAGAAGCAAAAGAAGAAGTAAAGAAAAAGGGCGGAAACGTACTACTTATAGCAGTTATAGGTGTGCTTGTGTTTTTACTAATCATAGGTTTTTTAGTTGTTTTTTTAATGCTTGGATCAAGCGATGAAAATACAGCTGCAATGCAACATCAAGCTACTACTACTACTCAAGGTCCTGCTCAAAGTCCAAAACAGAGATCAAATGACTTTTTTAACATAGGTCCTATGTATCCTATGGATCAGTTTTTAGTAAATTTACTTAGCGAAAGTGGTTCTAGATTTCTAAAAACGGCTTTAAATTTAGAACTTAGCGAAGAGACTCTTTCTCCAGAGATAGACAAGAAAAAACCTCTCATAAGAGATATTATCATAAGAACTTTATCATCAAAAACTTACGAAGATGTAAGCACAGCAAAAGGTAAAGAGCGACTTAAAGATGAGCTTGTAACAAAGATAAATGAGACCTTAAGAGATGGTTATATCAAAAATGTTTATTTCACCGATTTTATAGTTCAATGA
- a CDS encoding fumarylacetoacetate hydrolase family protein: protein MKLLTYSINGVDKVGVIGFDGSVLDISLAGIYKKDMNDLIVTSTKDELNKLRELSQKSGGLNLKNITKRAVIPYPLQDVICLGINFMEHAVESYNFKKIKFDGKREYPVYFSKRVNEAVADGDTILSHSDITKSLDYEAELALIISKDAKNVSKDKALEYVFGWSIINDISSRDIQNKHKQWYYGKSLDRSLPFGPWIVTSDELDVSSLDIKSFVNGELRQNSNTSKLIFDAAYVISDLSKGMTLKAGTIISMGTPSGVGMGFTPPKFLNSGDEVVCFIEGIGELKNIIL from the coding sequence ATGAAGCTTTTGACATATAGTATAAATGGTGTTGATAAGGTTGGAGTGATCGGCTTTGATGGTAGCGTATTAGATATTTCTTTAGCTGGAATTTATAAAAAAGATATGAACGATCTTATAGTAACTAGCACTAAAGATGAGCTAAACAAGCTAAGAGAGTTAAGCCAAAAAAGTGGAGGCCTGAACCTAAAAAATATCACAAAAAGAGCAGTTATACCTTATCCTTTACAAGATGTGATATGTTTAGGTATAAATTTTATGGAACATGCTGTTGAGTCATATAATTTTAAAAAGATTAAATTTGATGGCAAAAGAGAGTATCCGGTATATTTTTCAAAACGTGTAAATGAAGCAGTCGCTGATGGCGATACTATTTTATCTCATAGCGATATCACGAAATCTTTGGATTATGAAGCAGAACTAGCTCTTATCATATCAAAAGATGCTAAGAATGTTTCTAAAGACAAAGCGCTTGAGTATGTATTTGGCTGGTCTATCATAAATGATATAAGCTCTAGAGATATACAAAACAAGCATAAGCAGTGGTATTATGGCAAAAGTTTAGATAGATCTTTGCCATTTGGTCCTTGGATAGTTACTAGCGATGAGCTGGACGTTTCTAGTTTGGATATCAAATCATTTGTCAATGGTGAGCTAAGACAAAACTCAAATACCTCAAAGCTTATTTTTGATGCGGCTTATGTTATAAGTGATCTTAGCAAAGGTATGACGTTAAAAGCGGGAACTATCATATCTATGGGTACGCCAAGTGGAGTTGGTATGGGATTTACGCCACCGAAGTTTTTAAATAGCGGTGATGAAGTAGTCTGCTTTATAGAGGGCATAGGTGAGCTAAAAAACATTATTTTATAG